The region TTTCCAGCTTGTTGTCCGGCTTGTTTTCCGGCACTTGCTCCGGCGAATCAAAATCAATAGGGGTCTGGTTCATGGTCAGGATGAGTGAATCTTCAAGTGCTGAGCCTGGGCCGGCAGCCGGCTTTGCAGCAGGGCCCAGTAAAGCTCTAGCACCAAATGGACATGGGCCTGGGTTTCAGCGATGGGCGGCACGCGCCCGCCGGCGCGGCGCACCGCGCCCTCGCCAGCATTCCAGGCCGCCAAGGCCGCATCGATGCGGCCAAAACGTTTGATCAAATCCGCCAACATGCGCGCACCGGTCATGACATTGGTGCGCGGGTCAAACAGCAATTGCTGCAAATTGGCATTGGCGTTGGCCACCAAGCCGGCGCTGGCGTAGCGGCTGGCGGCGATGCTGGTGATCTGCATCAGCCCCACAGCGCCTCGTGGCGACAGGGCATCGCGCTTATAGCCCGATTCCACCGCGATGATGGCCTTGAGCAGCTCCATGTCCACGCCATGGGCCGCGGCGGCCTCGCGCAAAAAAGGCTGCACCGACTTCACCTCGGGCGCAATCTCCAGCCAGGTCAGCAGGCCCTGGCTGCCGTCGCTCTTGCCCGGCACGCGGCCATTTCCTGCTTCCGCGCCAGCGGGCTTGCCGGCCCCGGCCAGCACCAGGGAATAGCTGCCGTTCAAAGGCTTGCTGGCCAGATGGGCAACGCCCTTGCCGTCGACAAAGCCCCACAGCTCGGCCTGCACGGGCGCAGCAACACCAAGCAGCAGCATGATGCTGGACAGGAGCAGCGAGCGCGCTTTCACCCAGCCTCCTGCCCCAGCGCCACGCGCGCTTGGTATTCGCGGTCCAGCATGGACATGACGATCAGGCTGTCATAGCCGTCGGCACCCTGGCCGCTGAGCTTGACGCTCTCGCGCAAACGCCCTTCCTCGACAAAGCCTTCGCTGGCATACAGGCGCAACGCGCGCTGATTCAGCGCCTTCACATCGAGCCAGAAGCGGTGCGCGTGCAACTGCGTGAAGGCCATTTTCTTGAGCAAGCGCATCGCCGCCCGGCCCAGGCCTTGGCCCTGGCCTTTGGGCAGCAAGACGATGCGTTTGAGCTCCACCGAGCGATGCGGGTTGCGGCAGCCCTGAAAAATCACATAGCCGCCGCGCTTGGCCTCAGGCCCCATCTCGACGATGAAGTGGCGTGAATCCGGGAAGCGCAGCGCCCCCTCATGCTGGGTGCGCTCCCAGGGCGTGATGAAGGGCACATTGGCCGCGTCCTGCTCCACCGACACCACGAAGTCCAGATCGGACAGCATGGTGGGGCGCAGATGGATGCGGGGCGTGGGCGGGCTCATGGCTCAATCAGACGTCGATTTCAATCGCGTCGCCGTTGATTTCCATCAGCTCACGGCGCGAGGCCGCTTCGCCCTTGCCCATCAGCTTGTTGATGGCAACTTCGGTCTCGCCAAGGCTCAAGTGGCCGTAGCTGATCGGTGACAGGCGGCGGGTCTCGGGGTTCAGGGTGGTGTCCCACAGCTGAGTGGCACTCATCTCGCCCAGGCCTTTGAAGCGGCTGATGCTCCAGCTGCCTTCT is a window of Paucibacter sp. KCTC 42545 DNA encoding:
- a CDS encoding lytic transglycosylase domain-containing protein, encoding MKARSLLLSSIMLLLGVAAPVQAELWGFVDGKGVAHLASKPLNGSYSLVLAGAGKPAGAEAGNGRVPGKSDGSQGLLTWLEIAPEVKSVQPFLREAAAAHGVDMELLKAIIAVESGYKRDALSPRGAVGLMQITSIAASRYASAGLVANANANLQQLLFDPRTNVMTGARMLADLIKRFGRIDAALAAWNAGEGAVRRAGGRVPPIAETQAHVHLVLELYWALLQSRLPAQAQHLKIHSS
- a CDS encoding GNAT family N-acetyltransferase, with the translated sequence MSPPTPRIHLRPTMLSDLDFVVSVEQDAANVPFITPWERTQHEGALRFPDSRHFIVEMGPEAKRGGYVIFQGCRNPHRSVELKRIVLLPKGQGQGLGRAAMRLLKKMAFTQLHAHRFWLDVKALNQRALRLYASEGFVEEGRLRESVKLSGQGADGYDSLIVMSMLDREYQARVALGQEAG